A single genomic interval of Hafnia alvei harbors:
- a CDS encoding Hcp family type VI secretion system effector encodes MAIPAYLWLKDDGGADIKGSVDVQKREGSIEMVALEHSLYIPTDNNTGKLTGTRIHTPLVFTKEVDASSPYLYKAVTSGQTLKSAEIKWYKIDDAGQEVEYFNTKLENVKVVKVAPKMWDIKDPSKEKHNHLEEIEFRYEKITWTFKDGNIIHSDSWNERASA; translated from the coding sequence ATGGCAATTCCAGCATATCTGTGGCTGAAAGACGACGGCGGCGCAGACATTAAAGGTTCAGTAGACGTACAAAAACGTGAAGGCAGCATCGAAATGGTGGCGCTGGAACACTCTCTGTACATCCCTACCGACAACAACACCGGCAAACTGACCGGTACTCGTATCCATACTCCTCTGGTCTTCACCAAAGAAGTGGACGCGTCTAGCCCTTATCTCTACAAAGCCGTGACTTCTGGCCAGACCCTGAAGTCTGCCGAAATCAAATGGTACAAGATCGATGACGCGGGTCAAGAAGTGGAATACTTCAACACCAAGCTCGAAAACGTCAAAGTCGTGAAAGTTGCGCCAAAAATGTGGGATATCAAAGACCCATCGAAAGAAAAACACAACCATCTGGAAGAGATTGAGTTCCGTTACGAGAAGATCACTTGGACCTTCAAAGACGGCAACATCATTCATTCTGACTCTTGGAATGAGCGCGCTTCAGCGTAA
- a CDS encoding type VI secretion system Vgr family protein has protein sequence MLNTAAQLMFDHSHHVLKVWDNTAPLDVLAFTGEEHLSQPYRYTIEFTSSAKDIQPAQMLMQDATFTLNATPNVLASSLSMTPPVMQPLRTVHGVIQRFKRLSTSRDESRYEVTLVPRLALLAKSHQHAIYQNLSVPEIVEKILRDRHGFKGQDFLFTLAHTYPKRELVMQYGENDLQFISRLLAEIGIWFRFTADPKLNIDVVEFYDDQQHYQFGTSLPLRNPSGMNDVGVESVWGLTSAHQVVENRVTTRDYNYRQAQSWMDGDVDVTRGDTTTYGEAYHYADNYLAAGDKNSPQSDPESGAFYARLRHERYLNQQTLLHGFTTSAALSPGQELKVDGDAPEAFRQGAVIVAIRSKARRDQSYEVEFTAIPYSENVCFRPEPSAKPVMAGTIPARVTSTVVNDTYSHIDKDGRYRVSFDFDRDEWQAGCESLWVRQARPYAGDTYGLHAPLLAGTEVAIAFEEGNPDRPYIAYALHDSKHGDHVTLQNYKRNVLRTPANNKLRLDDERGKEHIKLSTEYGGKTQLNLGHLVDSQKQQRGEGFELRTDDWGAIRAGKGIFISADGQPKAGGKVLEMDQAVSLIKGAISQMTDWGTITQSHHNLQPESESLKNYLTQATQLTGAALLMSAPQGIGAVSPETVMLQSGKALYLQSQGEINLASAQRISANSSQAISLLAQQEGMRLVSGKGALTIESHADTMALTALKDVTIQSVQGHLQLTAKNGITIGCGGAYIRLTPQGEIEIHGPSRLSLKGTHVWDTPASEDFPLPELPQSVCKECLKKAQEEAAGFVLRQ, from the coding sequence ATGTTAAATACTGCGGCTCAACTGATGTTCGATCACAGCCACCATGTGCTGAAGGTCTGGGACAACACGGCTCCGCTGGACGTGTTGGCGTTCACTGGCGAAGAGCATCTTAGCCAGCCTTATCGCTACACCATTGAATTCACCAGCTCGGCCAAAGACATCCAGCCCGCGCAGATGCTGATGCAGGACGCCACGTTCACCCTGAACGCCACGCCGAATGTGCTGGCCTCTTCTTTGTCGATGACGCCGCCGGTTATGCAGCCGCTGCGCACGGTGCACGGGGTGATCCAGCGCTTCAAGCGTCTGTCTACTTCCCGTGACGAAAGCCGCTACGAAGTGACCTTGGTTCCGCGCTTGGCGCTGCTGGCGAAAAGCCATCAGCACGCGATTTACCAAAACCTTTCGGTGCCGGAGATCGTGGAAAAGATCCTGCGCGATCGCCACGGTTTCAAAGGGCAAGATTTCCTGTTCACGCTGGCGCACACCTATCCAAAACGTGAACTGGTGATGCAGTACGGCGAAAACGATCTGCAATTTATCAGCCGCCTGCTGGCCGAAATCGGCATCTGGTTCCGTTTCACCGCTGACCCTAAACTTAATATCGACGTCGTGGAATTCTATGACGATCAACAGCATTACCAGTTCGGCACCAGCCTGCCGCTGCGTAATCCGTCGGGCATGAATGACGTTGGCGTTGAATCGGTATGGGGATTAACCAGCGCTCATCAGGTGGTCGAAAATCGCGTTACCACCCGAGACTACAACTACCGCCAAGCCCAGTCGTGGATGGATGGCGACGTTGACGTCACCCGCGGCGACACAACCACCTACGGCGAAGCCTATCACTACGCGGATAATTATCTGGCGGCGGGCGACAAAAACAGCCCGCAGTCTGATCCTGAGAGCGGCGCGTTCTATGCGCGCCTGCGTCATGAGCGCTATCTAAATCAACAAACCCTGCTGCACGGCTTCACCACTTCGGCGGCGCTGTCGCCAGGGCAAGAGCTCAAAGTGGATGGCGATGCGCCCGAGGCGTTCCGCCAAGGTGCGGTGATCGTGGCAATCCGCAGCAAAGCGCGCCGTGACCAAAGTTACGAAGTTGAATTCACCGCCATCCCGTATTCTGAAAACGTCTGTTTCCGCCCCGAGCCCAGCGCCAAACCAGTGATGGCGGGCACCATTCCGGCCCGCGTCACCAGCACCGTGGTGAATGACACCTACAGCCACATCGATAAAGATGGCCGCTACCGCGTGTCGTTTGATTTTGACCGCGACGAGTGGCAGGCCGGCTGCGAAAGCCTGTGGGTACGCCAAGCGCGCCCGTATGCCGGTGATACCTACGGCCTACACGCACCGCTGCTGGCGGGCACCGAAGTGGCGATTGCGTTCGAAGAGGGCAACCCCGACCGACCGTACATCGCCTACGCGCTGCACGACTCCAAACACGGCGACCACGTCACGCTGCAAAACTACAAACGCAACGTGTTACGCACCCCCGCCAACAACAAACTGCGCCTCGACGACGAACGCGGCAAAGAGCACATCAAACTCAGCACCGAATACGGCGGCAAAACCCAGCTCAACCTCGGCCATTTGGTCGACAGCCAAAAACAGCAACGCGGCGAAGGCTTCGAACTGCGCACCGACGACTGGGGCGCGATAAGGGCGGGGAAGGGGATTTTCATCAGCGCCGACGGCCAGCCAAAGGCGGGTGGGAAGGTGTTGGAGATGGATCAGGCGGTAAGCTTGATCAAGGGAGCCATAAGCCAAATGACGGATTGGGGAACCATCACCCAGTCCCATCACAATTTACAGCCTGAAAGCGAGAGTTTAAAAAACTATCTGACACAAGCAACGCAGCTAACCGGTGCGGCACTTCTGATGAGTGCACCACAGGGAATAGGTGCCGTCAGTCCAGAAACCGTGATGCTACAAAGCGGCAAAGCGCTCTATCTGCAAAGCCAAGGAGAGATAAACTTAGCGAGCGCACAGCGTATTTCTGCAAATTCAAGTCAGGCAATATCGCTATTGGCTCAGCAGGAAGGTATGCGTTTAGTTTCAGGTAAAGGCGCATTAACCATTGAATCCCATGCTGATACGATGGCCTTAACCGCACTGAAAGACGTTACCATACAGTCGGTGCAAGGGCATCTACAGTTGACTGCAAAAAACGGTATCACCATTGGCTGCGGCGGGGCTTATATTCGTTTAACGCCACAGGGTGAGATTGAGATTCACGGGCCAAGCCGTTTAAGTTTGAAAGGCACACACGTTTGGGATACGCCTGCGAGTGAGGATTTTCCTCTGCCTGAGCTCCCTCAATCGGTGTGCAAAGAGTGTTTGAAAAAGGCGCAGGAAGAAGCTGCCGGATTTGTATTGCGTCAATAG
- a CDS encoding DUF3304 domain-containing protein: MNKTLRNCGGMLVLLTLLTTGCSFASDDDMTGGNLRGVNHTQEGITNFSVNGYSGFVGGDSCCILLPNTWRSGLKVQVEWVSDPNPREKIKIKRKTRGYGFDEQALAKHEASYKNNSAIIDIPKYGEKRCGLTVHFLPCGKVKATTSCWAYGNPNYPIKEPLNMSEPKACPR; this comes from the coding sequence ATGAATAAAACATTAAGGAATTGCGGTGGCATGCTGGTGCTGTTGACGCTATTGACGACCGGTTGCTCATTCGCCAGTGACGATGATATGACCGGTGGGAATTTAAGGGGAGTGAATCATACACAAGAAGGAATTACTAATTTTTCAGTCAATGGATATAGCGGTTTTGTGGGAGGGGATTCATGCTGCATTTTATTACCCAATACTTGGCGTTCTGGTTTGAAGGTGCAAGTTGAGTGGGTTTCAGACCCAAACCCTCGAGAAAAAATAAAAATAAAAAGAAAAACGAGAGGCTATGGATTTGATGAACAAGCTTTGGCTAAGCATGAAGCCAGCTATAAAAATAATAGTGCTATTATAGATATCCCTAAATATGGAGAAAAAAGATGTGGCCTCACAGTGCATTTTTTACCCTGCGGTAAAGTTAAAGCCACAACATCTTGCTGGGCATATGGAAATCCAAATTACCCAATAAAAGAACCTTTAAATATGTCGGAGCCGAAAGCATGCCCAAGATAA
- a CDS encoding DUF4123 domain-containing protein yields the protein MSEKRQLWLSQIEKVCTTTDLNYIDILVDQAAWQQPIVSSLQRMQPEIKWFSLFDDTPEEGLLEQAPLLMRVQLDIWQHKAWLSELMEHFSGTPRLLMLVSPLSFDLLCEHLKKISVAKWGEQFGLLRFYDTRVFPLLVTDVFNLEQKKRLTDIALFWSWMDRDKSPVWLAGSFNPEVNFVMSDFEISLDDNQFERIACMSDAENIASSERFRNNAFSKEHNFSHYYRVAVRITEQGFLGDIADFIEQHHLEC from the coding sequence GTGAGTGAAAAACGCCAGCTTTGGCTGTCTCAAATCGAAAAAGTGTGTACGACGACGGATTTAAACTATATCGATATTCTTGTCGATCAGGCTGCTTGGCAGCAGCCCATAGTCTCGTCCTTGCAGCGTATGCAACCAGAAATAAAATGGTTTTCGTTATTCGATGATACGCCCGAAGAGGGGCTGCTTGAACAAGCCCCTTTGCTTATGCGCGTTCAACTGGATATATGGCAGCATAAAGCATGGCTGTCTGAGCTAATGGAACATTTCTCTGGAACCCCAAGACTGTTAATGCTGGTTTCACCACTCTCTTTTGATCTGTTGTGCGAGCATTTGAAAAAAATATCCGTCGCTAAATGGGGGGAACAATTTGGCCTGTTGCGTTTTTATGATACCCGCGTATTTCCTCTTTTAGTAACGGATGTTTTTAATCTTGAACAAAAGAAACGGCTAACGGATATTGCCCTTTTTTGGAGCTGGATGGATAGGGATAAATCACCTGTTTGGCTGGCTGGCAGTTTTAATCCAGAAGTGAATTTTGTCATGAGTGATTTTGAGATATCTCTGGATGATAATCAGTTTGAGAGAATTGCCTGTATGAGTGATGCCGAAAATATTGCCAGCTCAGAACGGTTTCGCAATAACGCCTTTTCCAAGGAACATAATTTCTCCCATTACTATCGTGTGGCAGTGCGCATAACCGAACAAGGTTTTCTTGGCGATATTGCTGATTTTATCGAGCAGCACCATTTAGAGTGCTAA
- a CDS encoding DUF3304 domain-containing protein, with protein sequence MTRFSVNGYGGFVGGNTCCVLLPNKWNPGMSAVVKWSVDPKPYERLPPLGTDEYRKAYAEHASRYTSHSAMVQIPKYGEKRCGLTVHFLPCNNVKVTTSCWGYGSPEYPIKEPLNMPEPKTCPR encoded by the coding sequence ATAACTCGATTTTCAGTAAATGGTTACGGCGGTTTTGTTGGAGGAAATACATGTTGTGTTTTGTTACCTAATAAATGGAATCCGGGTATGAGTGCGGTGGTTAAATGGAGTGTAGATCCAAAACCATATGAACGATTACCGCCTTTAGGAACGGATGAGTATAGGAAGGCTTATGCGGAGCATGCATCGCGTTATACAAGTCATAGTGCGATGGTTCAGATACCGAAATATGGCGAAAAAAGGTGTGGGCTAACAGTGCATTTTTTACCCTGCAATAACGTTAAAGTCACAACGTCATGCTGGGGATATGGTAGCCCCGAATACCCAATAAAAGAACCACTGAATATGCCGGAGCCGAAAACATGTCCGAGATAA
- a CDS encoding DUF3304 domain-containing protein has translation MKKTIVVRNMVMLATLLTSGTVVSGESSSGANLTGVNHTQKGISSFMVNDYRGQMGGYSCCVMLPDQWRPGLKVEVKWMSDPNPNEKLPPLGTDEYRTSYAKHAANYKNHSEVIDIPKYNQACDLVIHFLPCDQVKATAICSVYGREDYPIKEPLNMPEPKKCPR, from the coding sequence ATGAAAAAAACGATAGTGGTAAGAAATATGGTCATGCTTGCCACATTATTAACCTCAGGGACGGTGGTTTCTGGTGAAAGCTCCAGTGGCGCAAATTTAACCGGAGTGAACCATACCCAAAAGGGAATTAGCAGTTTTATGGTCAATGATTATAGGGGGCAAATGGGCGGGTATAGCTGTTGTGTAATGCTTCCTGATCAATGGCGGCCGGGTCTAAAAGTAGAAGTTAAATGGATGTCAGACCCCAATCCCAACGAGAAACTACCACCACTGGGTACTGATGAATACAGAACCTCTTACGCGAAACATGCTGCTAACTATAAAAATCATAGTGAGGTAATAGATATACCTAAATATAACCAAGCATGTGATTTAGTTATTCATTTTTTACCTTGCGATCAAGTTAAAGCAACGGCGATATGTTCCGTATATGGTAGAGAGGACTACCCAATAAAAGAACCATTGAATATGCCGGAGCCGAAAAAATGTCCGAGATAA
- a CDS encoding DUF3304 domain-containing protein yields the protein MNRTLRNCGGMLVLLTLLTTGCSFASDDDMTGGDLRGMNHTRQEVSRFSVNGYGGLVGGNTCCILLPDKWRPGMKVQVKWKSVDTKNIDFPGYGDEKKFQEWKQKISAHSVNKLAVVDVPQYGAKRCGLTVHFLPCDKVKVTTSCWGYGSPEYPIKEPLNMPEPKICPR from the coding sequence ATGAATAGAACATTAAGGAATTGCGGTGGCATGCTGGTGCTGTTGACGCTATTGACGACCGGTTGCTCATTCGCCAGTGATGATGATATGACTGGTGGCGACTTAAGAGGGATGAATCATACTAGGCAAGAAGTTTCTCGGTTTTCAGTGAATGGGTATGGAGGTTTAGTGGGAGGGAATACGTGTTGTATTTTATTGCCAGATAAATGGCGTCCTGGAATGAAGGTTCAAGTAAAATGGAAATCTGTTGACACTAAGAATATTGATTTCCCTGGTTATGGCGATGAGAAAAAATTTCAAGAATGGAAACAGAAAATTTCTGCTCATTCCGTCAATAAATTAGCTGTAGTTGATGTCCCTCAATATGGAGCTAAACGATGCGGTTTAACAGTCCATTTTTTACCTTGTGACAAAGTTAAAGTCACAACGTCATGCTGGGGATATGGTAGCCCTGAGTATCCAATAAAAGAACCATTGAATATGCCGGAGCCAAAAATATGTCCGAGATAA
- the tssH gene encoding type VI secretion system ATPase TssH, with product MGNNSASLLRRLNPYCAQALAAAATLCQTRAHAEITVEHWLLKLLEQGEGDITVIARRYEWDMDGLWQGLLNHLDSLPHTIQGKPQLSDKLQQLIKNAWLDASLQENTDAVRSAHLLAALINKPNLLATDAVWPLLSISTTQLSRLLPLLDAQSEERPELQTGLQHPQPHTEPQLTSNAESASGQPNASGVSPMQEAHLAVLNKFTLDVTEKARSGSIDPVFGRDMEIRQMVDILSRRRKNNPILVGEPGVGKTALVEGLALRIAEGNVPDSLKTVSVRTLDLGLLQAGAGVKGEFEQRLKNVIEAVQQAPEPVLLFIDEAHTIIGAGNQAGGADAANLLKPALARGELRTIAATTWSEYKQYFERDAALERRFQMVKVDEPDDEMACLMLRGLKERYATHHGVHIQDAAVKAAVTLSRRYITGRQLPDKGVDLLDTASARVRMSLDTVPEQLTQINAQLASLEMEKLAIEQDLVLSSGADSERLGTIEKLSAELLSQQAQLDAQYQQERELTQTLLEVRQDLSRQSERAAIQQQLSAIQGNQPLLSLDVDVRTVANVIADWTGVPLGSLLKDEQTSLLQLEDQLGERVIGQPAALGALAQRLRAAKTGLTSENGPLGVFLLVGPSGVGKTESALALADDLFGGEKSLITINMSEYQEAHTVSQLKGSPPGYVGYGQGGILTEAVRKRPYSVVLLDEVEKAHRDVLNLFYQVFDRGFMRDGEGREIDFRNTVILMTANLGSDQLMALLEQQPEASDGMLQELLRPILRDHFQPALLARFQTLIYRPLDAVALRRIVAIKLGQVAKRLQRHYGLTCHIEESLMDTLVEACLLPDTGARNIDSLLNQQILPVLSQQLLQRLAQQRKPNSLTLGYNDEDGITLDFGDEENGDEDRGDELNGNEKNADKKNANSDGAITAEARVTC from the coding sequence ATGGGAAATAATTCAGCAAGCTTACTGCGTCGGTTAAATCCATATTGTGCTCAGGCGCTTGCCGCCGCCGCCACCTTATGCCAAACCCGCGCCCATGCGGAAATCACGGTAGAACACTGGCTGCTCAAGCTGTTAGAGCAGGGTGAGGGTGACATTACGGTGATCGCTCGCCGCTACGAATGGGACATGGACGGCCTATGGCAGGGGCTGCTGAATCATTTAGACAGTCTTCCGCATACCATTCAGGGAAAACCGCAGCTCTCCGACAAGCTCCAACAGCTGATCAAAAATGCGTGGTTAGACGCGTCGTTGCAGGAAAACACCGACGCCGTGCGTTCTGCACATCTGCTCGCTGCGCTGATTAATAAACCTAATTTACTGGCGACGGACGCCGTGTGGCCGCTGCTGAGTATCAGCACCACGCAGCTATCCCGTTTGCTACCGCTGCTAGATGCCCAGTCGGAAGAACGCCCTGAGCTGCAAACTGGGCTGCAACACCCGCAGCCACATACTGAACCGCAGCTAACGTCTAATGCTGAATCGGCCTCGGGTCAACCCAACGCCAGCGGCGTTTCACCGATGCAGGAAGCGCATTTGGCGGTGCTCAATAAGTTCACCCTCGACGTCACCGAAAAAGCGCGTTCTGGCAGCATCGACCCGGTATTTGGCCGCGATATGGAAATTCGCCAGATGGTCGATATTCTTTCGCGCCGTCGCAAAAATAACCCGATTCTGGTGGGCGAACCCGGCGTGGGCAAAACCGCGCTGGTGGAAGGTTTAGCGCTGCGTATCGCCGAAGGCAATGTGCCCGATAGCTTAAAAACCGTGAGCGTACGCACGCTGGATCTCGGTTTGCTACAGGCAGGCGCAGGCGTGAAAGGTGAATTCGAGCAGCGACTGAAAAACGTCATCGAAGCGGTACAGCAAGCGCCCGAACCGGTTCTGCTGTTTATTGACGAAGCACACACCATTATCGGCGCGGGCAATCAGGCCGGTGGCGCAGATGCCGCTAACCTGCTGAAACCGGCGCTGGCACGCGGCGAGCTGCGCACCATTGCGGCTACTACGTGGTCTGAATACAAACAGTATTTCGAACGTGACGCCGCGTTAGAACGCCGTTTCCAGATGGTCAAAGTCGACGAGCCCGACGATGAGATGGCGTGCCTGATGCTGCGCGGCTTGAAAGAGCGCTACGCCACCCACCACGGTGTGCATATCCAAGATGCGGCGGTGAAAGCGGCGGTCACGCTGTCGCGCCGTTATATCACCGGACGACAACTGCCGGACAAAGGCGTGGATTTACTGGATACCGCCAGCGCCCGCGTGCGTATGAGCTTGGATACCGTGCCTGAACAGCTCACCCAGATTAACGCTCAGTTAGCATCGCTGGAGATGGAGAAACTGGCTATCGAGCAAGATTTGGTGCTCAGCAGCGGCGCCGACAGCGAACGACTTGGCACGATTGAAAAACTGAGCGCCGAATTGCTCAGCCAACAGGCGCAGCTCGATGCCCAATATCAGCAAGAGCGCGAGCTTACCCAAACGCTGCTGGAAGTACGCCAAGATCTCAGCCGCCAGTCCGAACGTGCCGCTATTCAACAGCAGCTGAGCGCAATTCAGGGCAATCAGCCGCTGCTTTCTCTCGACGTTGACGTGCGCACCGTGGCGAACGTGATCGCCGACTGGACGGGCGTGCCGCTGGGCAGCCTGTTGAAAGATGAACAAACCAGCCTGCTGCAGTTAGAAGATCAGCTGGGCGAGCGCGTTATTGGCCAACCGGCTGCGCTAGGCGCGCTGGCGCAGCGGTTACGCGCCGCTAAAACCGGTTTAACCTCGGAGAACGGCCCGCTCGGCGTATTCCTGCTGGTTGGCCCGAGCGGCGTGGGCAAAACCGAGAGCGCATTGGCGCTGGCCGATGACCTGTTCGGCGGCGAAAAATCGCTGATCACGATTAATATGTCCGAGTATCAAGAGGCGCACACCGTTTCCCAGCTTAAAGGCTCACCTCCGGGCTACGTGGGTTATGGTCAGGGCGGGATTTTGACCGAGGCGGTACGCAAGCGACCATACAGCGTGGTGCTACTCGACGAAGTTGAGAAGGCGCATCGCGACGTTTTAAACCTGTTCTATCAGGTATTCGATCGTGGCTTTATGCGCGACGGCGAAGGGCGCGAGATCGACTTCCGCAATACCGTGATTTTAATGACCGCCAACTTGGGCAGCGATCAGCTGATGGCGCTGTTAGAACAACAGCCAGAGGCCTCGGACGGTATGCTGCAAGAGCTGCTGCGCCCGATCCTGCGCGATCATTTCCAGCCAGCCTTGCTCGCCCGTTTCCAGACGCTGATTTATCGCCCGCTAGACGCCGTGGCGCTCCGCCGCATTGTGGCCATCAAATTAGGGCAGGTGGCAAAACGTCTTCAGCGTCATTACGGACTGACTTGCCACATCGAAGAAAGCCTGATGGACACGCTGGTCGAGGCCTGCCTGCTGCCGGATACCGGCGCGCGCAACATCGACAGCCTGCTCAATCAGCAGATCTTACCGGTGCTTTCCCAGCAGCTATTACAGCGTTTAGCGCAGCAGCGAAAACCAAACAGCCTGACATTGGGTTACAACGACGAAGACGGCATTACGCTGGATTTTGGTGATGAAGAGAACGGTGACGAAGATCGCGGTGATGAGCTGAACGGTAACGAAAAGAACGCTGACAAAAAGAACGCTAACTCAGACGGCGCGATAACCGCCGAAGCGAGGGTGACATGTTAA
- a CDS encoding DUF3304 domain-containing protein, translated as MNKTLRNCGGLLVLLTLLTAGCSFASDDDMTGGDLRGVNHTKQGITRFSVNDYGGFVGGNTCCVLLPNKWSPGMSAVVKWSVDPKPYERLPPLGTDEYRKAYAEHASRYTSHSAMVQIPKYGEKRCGLTVHFLPCNNIKATTSCWGYGSPEYPIKEPLNMSEPKTCPR; from the coding sequence ATGAATAAAACATTAAGGAATTGCGGTGGCCTGCTGGTGCTGTTGACGTTATTGACGGCCGGTTGCTCATTCGCCAGTGACGATGATATGACCGGTGGGGATTTAAGGGGAGTAAATCATACAAAACAAGGGATAACTCGATTTTCAGTAAATGATTACGGAGGTTTTGTTGGGGGAAATACATGTTGTGTTTTGTTACCTAATAAGTGGAGTCCGGGTATGAGTGCGGTGGTTAAATGGAGTGTAGATCCAAAACCATATGAACGATTACCGCCTTTAGGAACGGACGAGTATAGGAAGGCTTATGCGGAGCATGCATCGCGTTATACAAGTCATAGTGCGATGGTTCAGATACCGAAATATGGCGAAAAAAGGTGTGGGCTAACAGTGCATTTTTTGCCCTGCAATAACATTAAAGCCACAACATCATGCTGGGGATATGGTAGCCCCGAATACCCAATAAAAGAACCTTTAAATATGTCGGAGCCGAAAACATGCCCAAGATAA